In the genome of Arcobacter sp. F155, one region contains:
- the metK gene encoding methionine adenosyltransferase, protein MENKTSYLFTSEVVSPGHPDKCADIIADTIVDKLIIEDSNSRVASEVFVAGKHVVIGGEVKSKCQLSQEEYETLVKDALAKIGYDGKSAFTKEQCLHPDDVEVQVLLNQQSPDISQGVDQETGDIGAGDQGIMFGFASNETADLMPAAITYARMLCDKVYNYALKHNQKLGVDIKTQVTVDYGTKENFENCKPQKIHTIVVSAPSVDGMPIEEVRELIQGLIDDTGLPTDMYNKDETIIHINPTGRYVSHSSLHDSGLTGRKLIVDSFGGYSPIGGGAQSSKDYTKVDRSGLYAARWIAKNIVAAGLAKKAIVQISYAIGVARPTSVAVDTMGTYTKFDDDKLSQIVMDEYSLTPRWITEKFGLDKPSEKTFLYADVASRGQVGQSDYPWEKLDEVEKLKNI, encoded by the coding sequence ATGGAAAACAAAACAAGCTACTTATTTACAAGTGAAGTTGTAAGCCCAGGACACCCAGACAAATGTGCAGATATCATTGCTGATACTATAGTTGACAAACTTATTATTGAAGACTCTAATTCAAGAGTTGCTTCAGAAGTTTTTGTTGCTGGTAAGCACGTTGTTATTGGTGGAGAGGTTAAGTCAAAATGCCAACTTTCACAAGAAGAATATGAAACACTAGTAAAAGATGCTTTAGCAAAAATTGGTTATGACGGTAAGTCTGCTTTTACAAAAGAGCAATGCCTTCATCCTGATGATGTAGAAGTACAAGTTTTATTAAACCAACAATCTCCTGATATTTCTCAGGGTGTTGACCAAGAAACAGGTGATATTGGAGCAGGTGACCAAGGAATTATGTTTGGTTTCGCTTCAAATGAAACGGCAGATTTAATGCCTGCAGCAATTACTTATGCTAGAATGCTTTGTGATAAAGTATATAACTATGCATTAAAACATAATCAAAAACTTGGAGTTGATATTAAAACTCAAGTTACTGTTGATTATGGTACAAAAGAGAATTTTGAGAATTGTAAACCTCAAAAAATTCATACAATTGTTGTAAGTGCACCATCAGTAGATGGTATGCCAATTGAAGAGGTAAGAGAGTTAATTCAAGGTTTAATTGATGATACTGGATTACCAACTGATATGTATAACAAAGATGAGACTATTATTCATATTAATCCAACAGGAAGATATGTATCTCACTCTTCATTACATGATTCAGGATTAACTGGAAGAAAACTTATTGTTGACTCTTTTGGTGGTTATTCACCTATTGGTGGTGGAGCTCAGTCTTCAAAAGATTATACAAAAGTTGATAGATCTGGATTATATGCTGCTAGATGGATTGCAAAAAATATTGTTGCAGCAGGACTTGCTAAAAAAGCAATTGTTCAAATTTCATATGCAATAGGAGTTGCAAGACCAACTTCAGTAGCAGTTGATACAATGGGTACTTATACTAAATTTGATGATGATAAACTGTCTCAAATTGTAATGGATGAGTACTCATTAACTCCAAGATGGATTACAGAAAAATTTGGTTTAGATAAACCAAGTGAAAAAACTTTCCTTTATGCTGATGTAGCTTCAAGAGGACAAGTTGGTCAAAGTGATTATCCTTGGGAAAAACTTGACGAAGTTGAGAAATTAAAAAATATTTAA
- the dksA gene encoding RNA polymerase-binding protein DksA — protein MANAKQIEELKNILVERRDLITQNIQGSRDSIDSLKNSECNDEYDYAEVSSDSFKEGIIANQQIKELNEIEDALKRIEKGTYGTCEMCDESIAIGRLRAKPFAKYCTPCREIHEKEQ, from the coding sequence ATGGCTAATGCAAAACAGATTGAAGAGTTGAAAAATATTCTTGTCGAAAGAAGAGATTTAATCACTCAAAACATTCAAGGTAGTAGAGATAGTATCGATTCTTTAAAAAACTCTGAGTGTAATGATGAGTATGATTATGCAGAGGTTTCAAGTGATAGTTTTAAGGAAGGGATTATCGCTAACCAACAAATTAAAGAGTTAAATGAGATTGAAGACGCATTAAAAAGAATTGAAAAAGGTACTTATGGTACTTGTGAAATGTGTGATGAGTCTATTGCTATTGGAAGACTTAGAGCAAAACCATTTGCAAAGTATTGTACTCCTTGTAGAGAGATTCACGAAAAAGAACAATAA
- a CDS encoding sensor histidine kinase, protein MIDKLNTTRDLVIVLILGLILWLILGSYDGFEALISYLKSHEEYELDEVFLLLLILSPFLIVYALLRIKEAYHLNKELKQLNEKLEQRVQEELAKRKTNEALLIQQSRSAALGEMISNIAHQWRQPLNAVSLNVQNLDFLYKNKQLTDEQMERSVKKITFLTLNMSQTIDDFRNFFKPEKIKHSFDINETVKKALRIIDASFNNLNIKIDFKAHDNENIAYGYENEYSQVIVNILTNSKDSFIEKDIENPLIKIELIKDENSIDLILKDNAGGIPKEIFPKIFDPYFSTKENGTGIGLYMSKMIIEKSMNGNLSAKDIDGGVKFTISVPISKEK, encoded by the coding sequence ATGATTGATAAACTAAATACAACTCGTGACTTAGTGATAGTCCTTATTTTAGGATTAATCCTTTGGCTTATTCTTGGAAGTTATGATGGCTTTGAAGCACTTATATCTTATTTAAAGTCCCATGAAGAGTATGAATTAGATGAAGTATTTTTATTGCTATTAATACTTTCTCCTTTTTTAATAGTATATGCACTATTAAGAATAAAAGAAGCATATCATTTAAATAAAGAGTTAAAACAATTAAATGAAAAATTAGAACAAAGAGTTCAAGAAGAGTTAGCTAAAAGAAAAACAAATGAGGCATTATTAATACAACAATCACGGTCTGCAGCTTTAGGTGAAATGATATCAAATATTGCTCATCAATGGAGACAACCTTTAAATGCAGTTAGTTTAAATGTTCAAAACTTAGATTTCTTGTATAAAAATAAACAGTTAACCGATGAACAAATGGAAAGAAGTGTAAAGAAAATCACTTTTTTAACTTTAAACATGTCACAAACAATTGATGATTTTAGAAACTTTTTTAAGCCTGAAAAAATCAAACATAGTTTTGATATAAATGAAACTGTTAAAAAGGCATTGAGAATTATAGATGCTTCATTTAATAATTTAAATATAAAAATTGATTTTAAAGCCCATGATAATGAAAATATTGCATATGGTTATGAAAATGAATATTCTCAGGTAATTGTAAATATTTTGACTAATTCAAAAGATAGTTTTATTGAAAAAGATATTGAAAATCCATTGATAAAAATAGAGTTAATTAAAGATGAAAATAGCATTGACTTAATATTAAAAGATAATGCAGGTGGTATTCCAAAAGAGATTTTCCCAAAAATTTTTGACCCATATTTTTCAACAAAAGAGAATGGTACGGGTATTGGTTTATATATGTCAAAGATGATAATAGAAAAGAGCATGAATGGGAACTTAAGTGCTAAAGATATTGATGGTGGAGTTAAGTTCACTATTTCAGTTCCTATTTCTAAGGAGAAATAA
- a CDS encoding tRNA-dihydrouridine synthase, whose product MTKKIDFSQPLIVLAPLAGYTDLPFRSVVKKFGADVTISEMISSNALVYKSEKTRKMIEKSPQEDPYIVQIAGNKPELVRDAVEILNDIEGIDGIDLNCGCPAPKVFNHGSGSNLLGDLKKLEEILGTVKKYSKKQYTSAKVRLGVDTKIPVEIGKAVEACGVDFVSVHGRTRAGKYKAPVDYDAIKAMKEAVSIPVIANGDIKDYTKAQEVLKYTNADGVMIGRGAIGKPWVFYQLKHGIEDISADKKREIILEHFDAVIDFHGIHGAVMFRKLLHSYSKGYQGAAEFRDIINRINDEKVMRDMIENFF is encoded by the coding sequence ATGACAAAAAAAATTGACTTTAGCCAGCCACTTATTGTGCTGGCACCACTAGCAGGATATACAGACTTACCTTTTAGATCTGTTGTTAAAAAATTTGGTGCAGACGTAACTATTTCTGAAATGATTTCTTCAAATGCCCTTGTTTATAAATCAGAAAAAACAAGAAAAATGATTGAAAAATCTCCACAAGAAGATCCATATATTGTTCAAATAGCTGGAAATAAACCAGAACTAGTAAGAGATGCCGTTGAAATCTTAAATGATATAGAAGGAATTGATGGTATTGATTTAAACTGTGGTTGTCCTGCTCCTAAAGTATTTAATCATGGTTCAGGTTCTAACCTTCTAGGTGATTTGAAAAAACTAGAAGAGATTTTAGGTACAGTAAAAAAATACTCTAAAAAACAATATACTAGTGCAAAAGTAAGACTAGGGGTTGATACAAAAATTCCAGTAGAGATTGGAAAAGCAGTTGAAGCTTGTGGTGTTGACTTTGTATCTGTTCATGGTAGAACAAGAGCAGGAAAATATAAAGCTCCTGTTGATTATGATGCAATTAAAGCTATGAAAGAAGCTGTATCAATTCCCGTTATTGCAAATGGAGATATAAAAGACTACACGAAAGCTCAAGAGGTATTAAAGTATACTAATGCAGATGGTGTAATGATTGGACGTGGTGCAATTGGTAAACCATGGGTATTCTATCAACTAAAGCATGGAATTGAAGATATTAGTGCAGATAAAAAAAGAGAAATTATCTTAGAGCACTTTGATGCAGTAATTGATTTTCATGGTATTCATGGAGCAGTTATGTTTAGAAAACTGCTTCATTCATACTCTAAAGGTTATCAAGGTGCAGCAGAGTTTAGAGATATAATTAATCGTATAAATGATGAAAAAGTCATGCGAGATATGATAGAAAACTTTTTTTAA
- a CDS encoding 23S rRNA (pseudouridine(1915)-N(3))-methyltransferase RlmH has product MKINIYAIVKPSSDDFDKLNKEFIKMCSKYAKVEVHHIFDKNIAKAQNISQNEAQKSYTQAFEKYLNGHCIALDVLGKKVDSFKFSKMISNDSEVNFFIGGAYGFERDFLNKCQSVISLSDLTMAHKVVTVVLLEQIFRGLAIKNNHPYHK; this is encoded by the coding sequence ATGAAAATAAATATATATGCAATAGTAAAACCTAGTAGTGATGATTTTGATAAATTAAATAAAGAGTTTATTAAAATGTGTTCAAAGTATGCAAAGGTTGAAGTTCATCATATCTTCGATAAAAATATTGCAAAAGCTCAAAATATATCTCAAAATGAAGCACAAAAATCTTATACACAAGCTTTTGAAAAATATCTAAATGGACATTGTATAGCACTTGATGTTCTTGGAAAAAAAGTTGATAGCTTTAAATTCTCAAAAATGATTTCAAATGATAGTGAAGTTAACTTTTTCATAGGCGGAGCATACGGCTTTGAAAGGGACTTTTTAAATAAATGTCAAAGTGTAATTAGTCTTAGTGATTTAACTATGGCACATAAAGTTGTAACTGTAGTTTTATTAGAACAAATCTTCCGAGGCCTTGCTATAAAGAACAATCATCCATATCATAAATAA
- the accD gene encoding acetyl-CoA carboxylase, carboxyltransferase subunit beta, whose product MDLKNLFSKISFDNKEQQATKKDAPTHWIKCPECSSLMFFKEVENQNNICPKCNFHMRIGAKRRIEILADSDSFVEYDADLKPIDPLKFVDKKSYKKRVDEAEKKTGRTSAVISGECTINGLPVQVVVFDFAFMGGSLGSVEGEKIVRAVNRAMEKHQGLIIVSASGGARMQESTFSLMQMAKTSAALKKMDQAKLPYISVLTDPTMGGVSASFAFLGDIIMAEPGALVGFAGQRVIKQTIGADLPEGFQRAEFLLEKGSIDMVVNRSDMKKTLSDLLTMFYKDSQVS is encoded by the coding sequence ATGGATTTAAAAAACTTATTTAGTAAAATTTCATTTGATAATAAAGAACAACAAGCAACTAAAAAAGATGCACCAACACACTGGATTAAATGTCCAGAGTGTTCATCTTTAATGTTCTTTAAAGAGGTTGAAAATCAAAACAATATATGCCCAAAATGTAATTTTCACATGAGAATTGGAGCTAAAAGAAGAATAGAGATTTTAGCAGATAGTGACTCTTTTGTTGAGTATGATGCTGATTTAAAACCTATAGATCCTTTAAAATTTGTTGATAAAAAATCTTATAAAAAAAGAGTTGACGAAGCTGAAAAGAAAACAGGTAGAACTTCTGCTGTTATTAGTGGTGAGTGTACAATCAATGGTTTACCAGTACAAGTAGTTGTATTTGACTTTGCATTTATGGGTGGTTCTTTAGGTTCTGTTGAAGGTGAAAAAATTGTTAGAGCTGTAAATAGAGCTATGGAAAAACACCAAGGTTTAATTATTGTTTCTGCTTCAGGTGGAGCTAGAATGCAAGAATCAACTTTCTCTTTAATGCAAATGGCAAAAACATCTGCAGCACTAAAGAAAATGGACCAAGCAAAACTTCCTTATATCTCAGTTTTAACTGATCCAACTATGGGTGGTGTTTCTGCTTCATTTGCTTTCTTAGGTGATATTATTATGGCAGAACCAGGTGCATTAGTTGGATTTGCTGGACAAAGAGTTATTAAACAAACTATTGGTGCAGATTTACCAGAAGGTTTCCAAAGAGCTGAATTCTTATTAGAAAAAGGTTCAATTGATATGGTTGTTAATAGAAGTGATATGAAGAAAACTCTATCTGATCTTTTAACAATGTTCTACAAAGATAGCCAAGTTAGCTAA
- the ftsH gene encoding ATP-dependent zinc metalloprotease FtsH, which translates to MKNRPDKNGQDNNNNNNNFFNNNPLLVFVVFSIVTIFVFKTLFPEGNSQMGTVANQNIAAYGQAKKQTIAYSELKKLISTGSIQYVGIGNTQIKAVSKPANGQVTTYTVRRVVPDNTLIPSLEEKGISYGGINEENLLADVLFGWVLPIFIFFAIWMFLARRMSKSMGGGSGGILGIGSSKKMINSEKPNVKFEDMAGNKEAKEEVQEVVDFLSDPERYVKLGAQIPKGVLLVGPPGTGKTLLAKAVAGEADVEFLSVSGSAFIEMFVGVGASRVRDLFEQAKKAAPAIIFIDEIDAIGKSRASGGPMGGNDEREQTLNQLLAEMDGFSTEAAPVIVLAATNRPEVLDPALLRPGRFDRQVLVDKPDYEGRIEILKVHIKDVKLGKNVDLKEVAKMTAGLAGADLANIINEAALLAGRAKKDQVDPSDFKEAVERQIAGLEKKSRRISPKERKIVAYHESGHALIAEITKGAKKVNKVSIVPRGLAALGYTLNTPEENKYLMQKHELIAEVDTLLGGRAAEEVFIGEISTGAGNDLERATDIIKSMASIYGMSDVAGLMVLEKRQNQFLGGQTQKDFSDEMAKNLDDHVKTVLNERYEAVLQELRDHKEAIEQMTAELLDIEVISGERVREIIKENGGVVFEDEDLHTEALNEDEDEESSEKENTETKENTTEETNTVEEDTTSLTDENSSTKDDTK; encoded by the coding sequence ATGAAGAATCGACCAGATAAAAATGGCCAAGATAACAACAATAATAACAATAACTTTTTTAATAATAATCCATTATTAGTATTTGTTGTTTTCTCAATAGTTACTATTTTTGTATTTAAAACATTATTCCCTGAGGGTAACTCTCAAATGGGTACTGTAGCAAATCAAAATATTGCTGCTTATGGACAAGCTAAAAAGCAAACTATTGCATACTCAGAACTTAAGAAATTAATTTCTACTGGAAGTATCCAATATGTAGGAATTGGAAATACTCAAATTAAAGCAGTAAGTAAACCAGCAAATGGACAAGTTACTACTTATACAGTAAGAAGAGTAGTTCCAGATAATACTTTAATTCCTTCATTAGAAGAAAAAGGTATCTCTTATGGTGGTATCAATGAAGAGAATTTATTAGCAGATGTACTATTTGGATGGGTTTTACCAATCTTTATTTTCTTTGCAATTTGGATGTTCCTAGCAAGAAGAATGTCTAAATCTATGGGTGGAGGTTCTGGAGGAATTCTAGGAATCGGAAGCTCTAAGAAAATGATTAATTCTGAAAAGCCAAATGTTAAATTTGAAGATATGGCTGGAAATAAAGAGGCAAAAGAAGAAGTACAAGAAGTTGTAGACTTCTTATCTGACCCTGAAAGATATGTAAAACTTGGAGCTCAAATTCCAAAGGGTGTTCTATTAGTAGGACCTCCAGGTACTGGTAAAACATTATTAGCAAAAGCAGTTGCTGGTGAAGCAGATGTTGAATTCTTATCTGTTTCTGGTTCTGCATTTATTGAAATGTTTGTTGGTGTTGGTGCTTCAAGAGTTAGAGACCTTTTTGAGCAAGCTAAAAAAGCAGCTCCTGCAATTATCTTTATTGATGAGATTGATGCAATTGGTAAAAGTAGAGCATCTGGTGGACCAATGGGTGGAAATGATGAGAGAGAACAAACTCTAAATCAACTTCTTGCTGAAATGGATGGTTTCTCAACTGAAGCTGCTCCTGTTATTGTATTAGCAGCTACAAATAGACCAGAGGTTCTTGACCCAGCATTATTAAGACCAGGAAGATTTGATAGACAAGTTTTAGTTGATAAGCCTGACTATGAAGGAAGAATTGAAATTCTTAAAGTTCATATTAAAGATGTAAAATTAGGTAAAAATGTTGACTTAAAAGAAGTAGCTAAAATGACAGCAGGTCTTGCTGGTGCAGACTTAGCAAATATCATTAATGAAGCAGCACTTTTAGCAGGTCGAGCTAAAAAAGATCAAGTTGACCCAAGTGATTTCAAAGAAGCAGTTGAAAGACAAATTGCAGGACTTGAAAAGAAATCAAGAAGAATTTCTCCAAAAGAGAGAAAGATTGTTGCTTACCATGAATCAGGTCACGCATTAATTGCAGAGATTACAAAAGGTGCTAAAAAAGTAAATAAAGTATCAATTGTACCAAGAGGTTTAGCAGCTTTAGGATATACACTTAATACTCCAGAAGAGAACAAATACTTAATGCAAAAACATGAGCTAATAGCTGAAGTTGATACACTACTTGGTGGTAGAGCAGCTGAGGAAGTATTTATTGGTGAGATTTCAACAGGTGCTGGAAATGACCTTGAAAGAGCTACTGATATTATTAAGTCAATGGCATCTATTTATGGAATGAGTGATGTTGCAGGTCTTATGGTTTTAGAAAAAAGACAAAACCAATTCTTAGGTGGACAAACTCAAAAAGACTTCTCAGATGAGATGGCAAAAAATCTTGATGACCATGTTAAGACTGTATTAAATGAAAGATATGAAGCAGTATTACAAGAGTTAAGAGACCATAAAGAAGCAATTGAGCAAATGACAGCTGAATTACTTGATATTGAAGTTATCTCTGGTGAAAGAGTAAGAGAGATTATCAAAGAAAACGGTGGAGTTGTTTTTGAAGATGAAGATTTACATACTGAAGCTTTAAATGAAGATGAAGATGAAGAATCTTCAGAAAAAGAGAATACTGAAACTAAAGAAAACACTACTGAAGAAACTAATACAGTTGAAGAAGATACTACATCTTTAACTGATGAAAATAGTTCTACTAAAGACGATACTAAATAA
- a CDS encoding 50S ribosomal protein L11 methyltransferase codes for MTDYYYELIVEPEENYEVFLDLVAALTNEAIEEFDGKIIARSEDDLEDIKEGIEKFSQAVNINCKMTLTKKENEDWIKQYQESVKSVEVGKFFVRPSWEEKRDDKIDIIIDPALSFGSGHHETTSSCLEAISSYAKEDYEVIDVGTGSGILAIGASKLGCKVDICDTDEVCIKDTASNFELNSTTFNNSWVGSANNVKDKKYDMVIANIVADVLVFIHNDLKKCLKDDGILVISGILDKHKDKVLRKFKDLEQLELIHKNEWITVIFKKQELI; via the coding sequence TTGACAGATTATTATTATGAGTTAATAGTTGAGCCAGAAGAAAATTATGAAGTTTTCCTTGACCTAGTTGCAGCATTAACTAACGAAGCAATAGAAGAGTTTGATGGAAAAATTATTGCTAGAAGTGAAGATGATTTAGAAGATATAAAAGAGGGAATTGAAAAATTCTCTCAAGCAGTTAATATCAACTGTAAAATGACCTTAACAAAAAAAGAGAATGAAGACTGGATAAAACAGTATCAAGAGTCTGTAAAATCAGTTGAAGTAGGGAAATTTTTTGTAAGACCTTCTTGGGAAGAAAAAAGAGATGATAAAATAGATATTATCATTGACCCTGCTTTATCTTTTGGTTCAGGTCACCATGAAACAACATCTTCTTGCCTTGAAGCAATTAGTTCTTATGCAAAAGAAGATTATGAAGTAATTGATGTGGGAACAGGAAGTGGTATTTTAGCAATTGGAGCTTCTAAGTTGGGTTGTAAAGTAGATATTTGTGATACAGATGAAGTTTGTATTAAAGATACTGCATCAAACTTTGAACTTAATAGTACTACTTTTAATAATTCATGGGTAGGTTCTGCAAACAATGTTAAAGATAAAAAATATGACATGGTAATTGCAAATATCGTTGCAGACGTATTAGTATTTATTCATAATGATTTAAAAAAATGCTTAAAAGATGATGGTATACTAGTTATATCAGGTATTTTAGATAAACATAAAGATAAGGTACTTAGAAAATTTAAAGACTTAGAGCAGTTAGAGCTTATTCATAAAAATGAGTGGATAACAGTAATATTTAAAAAACAGGAGTTAATTTAA
- the glmS gene encoding glutamine--fructose-6-phosphate transaminase (isomerizing) produces the protein MCGIVGYIGKQNTTEILLDGLKELEYRGYDSAGIALLNKEKIDVFKALGKLSNLKEKVEKANLDTYSIGIGHTRWATHGKPTELNAHPHLGEFSYVVHNGIIENYKEIKDELLEKGHKFVSQTDTEVIVHLFENYYNLCNDEDKAFNQTIERLEGAFSILLITKANIEKIFFFKHGSPLIIAKGKEEGEVLFASSDAPLIGLANDVVYLEDGVGGIATSKGIEFFSDDYLWSSLPSSKQFAQKDGFRFFMEKEIYEQSNVVSDCMLGRIQDEEILFDELDPSILEGIEEINICACGTSYHAGITASYLFERLSKIRCNVVIASEFRYKEPLLNKNSLFIVISQSGETADTLEALKMAKNAGLKTLVVCNVDNSSMTRLADNTILTRAGIEKGVASTKAFSTQTVVLWMLSLYFAKQNDKISSETLQKEIHALREVPKSLIVSDKMHEKTRRLSKRYLHGHGFFFIGRDVFFPLALEGALKLKEISYLHAEGYPAGEMKHGPIALADPELFTIALMPENLLYDKIKSNVEELSARDSTICTISPLEFELSDDFIKTQKADHYMLEFFEMLVVLQLLSMEISIRLGNDVDMPRNLAKSVTVE, from the coding sequence ATGTGTGGAATAGTTGGATATATAGGAAAGCAAAATACTACTGAGATTTTATTAGATGGTTTAAAAGAGCTTGAATACAGAGGATATGACTCTGCAGGAATTGCACTTTTAAATAAAGAAAAAATAGATGTTTTTAAAGCTTTAGGAAAATTATCAAACTTAAAAGAGAAAGTTGAAAAAGCAAATCTTGATACATATTCAATAGGAATAGGTCATACAAGATGGGCAACACATGGAAAGCCAACAGAACTTAATGCTCACCCTCACTTAGGTGAGTTTTCTTATGTAGTTCATAATGGAATTATTGAAAACTATAAAGAGATAAAAGATGAGCTTCTTGAAAAAGGTCATAAGTTTGTATCTCAAACAGATACAGAAGTAATAGTTCACCTTTTTGAAAACTATTATAATCTTTGTAATGATGAAGATAAAGCCTTTAATCAAACTATTGAGAGACTTGAAGGTGCTTTTTCTATTCTTTTAATTACAAAAGCAAATATTGAAAAAATATTTTTCTTTAAGCATGGAAGCCCCTTAATTATTGCAAAGGGCAAAGAAGAGGGTGAAGTTTTATTCGCTTCTTCAGATGCTCCTTTAATTGGACTTGCAAATGATGTTGTTTATTTAGAAGACGGAGTTGGAGGAATTGCAACTTCAAAGGGAATTGAGTTTTTCAGTGATGATTACTTATGGAGTTCTTTACCTTCTTCAAAACAGTTTGCTCAAAAAGATGGTTTTAGATTCTTTATGGAAAAAGAGATTTATGAGCAAAGCAATGTTGTAAGTGATTGTATGCTTGGAAGAATTCAAGATGAAGAGATTTTATTTGATGAGCTTGACCCTTCTATTTTAGAAGGAATTGAAGAGATAAATATTTGTGCATGTGGAACTTCATATCATGCGGGAATCACAGCTTCATATCTTTTTGAAAGACTTTCAAAAATTAGATGTAATGTTGTTATTGCAAGTGAGTTTAGATATAAAGAACCACTTTTAAATAAAAACAGTCTATTTATAGTTATCTCTCAAAGTGGTGAAACCGCAGATACCTTAGAAGCTTTAAAGATGGCAAAAAATGCAGGACTTAAAACTTTAGTTGTATGTAATGTTGATAACTCTTCTATGACTAGACTTGCAGATAATACTATTCTTACAAGGGCAGGAATAGAAAAAGGTGTTGCTTCAACAAAAGCCTTCTCTACTCAAACAGTAGTTTTATGGATGCTTTCTTTATATTTTGCTAAGCAAAATGATAAGATTTCATCAGAAACTTTACAAAAAGAGATTCATGCATTAAGAGAAGTTCCAAAGTCACTTATTGTAAGTGATAAAATGCATGAAAAAACAAGAAGATTATCAAAACGATATCTTCATGGCCATGGTTTTTTCTTTATAGGACGAGATGTCTTTTTCCCATTAGCACTTGAAGGTGCTTTAAAATTAAAAGAAATTTCATATTTACATGCAGAAGGATATCCAGCAGGTGAAATGAAACACGGTCCAATCGCATTAGCAGATCCTGAGTTATTCACGATTGCTTTAATGCCTGAAAATTTATTATATGACAAAATCAAATCTAATGTTGAAGAGTTAAGTGCTAGAGATTCTACTATTTGTACGATTTCTCCTTTAGAGTTTGAACTTAGTGATGATTTTATAAAAACTCAAAAAGCTGATCATTATATGTTAGAGTTTTTTGAAATGTTAGTTGTATTGCAACTTCTATCAATGGAGATCTCAATACGATTAGGAAACGATGTTGACATGCCAAGAAACTTGGCTAAGTCAGTAACTGTTGAATAA